Below is a window of Moraxella nasibovis DNA.
TGACGGCGGTGGTCGTTGGCGGTTTATTCTTGCTCATGCTATTTTTCCAGCCGTTGGCATTTTTGGTGCCAGTGTATGCCACTGCCCCTGCACTGATGTATGTGGGACTACTCATGCTAAGCAATGTCTCAAAACTTGACTTTGATGACTTTGTGGGTGCGATGAGCGGTCTGGTGTGTGCGGTGTTCATCGTATTGACCGCCAACATCGTAACAGGCATCATGCTTGGCTTTGCAGGGCTTGTGCTGGGTCGTGTGATCGCAGGCGAGTTTAATAAGCTAAATATCGGCACGGTGGTCATCGCTGTGGCATTGGTGGCGTTTTATGCACTTGGTTATGCCATTTAACGCATTGTAACGCATTTTAAATATAAAAATCACCGCTTTTTTTGTTTTGGGCGGTGATTTTTTTTGGAAAATTTAAAAATGCACTGATTTGTCATGATGTCATTTGGTCAATCAGCCCAAGCAGATAGTCTTGCATTTTTGGCAAATCATCGGCTGACAGCTTGTTAAGCCATGCGCCATCGACCGCATGACGCACGCAAGATAGGCGAAAGTCGCCATCGGTGTGGGCGTAATTTTTCAGCTTTTGGTCAAGCCACGCCTGCCATAGATTGCTCAATTTGCTCTCGGCATTCATCGCACGAATCAGCCCCGCCCAGTCGCTTGCCAGCCCGATGTCCGTATTTTCAAAAAACACCATCACATAAGCACGAGTAAAAACCCCAAACGACTCGCCTGAGCGCTCGATTTTCTGCAAAATCGCCGTATTGACCTGCGCGATGAACAGCTCAAACACCGATGCGATGAGTTCGTCTTTGTTTTTAAAATGATGAAACAGACCGCCTTTGCTCGTGCCTGCAAGTTCTGCGACTTTTTGCATGGAAACATTGGCAATGCCGTCAGCGAGCATGAGATTTTTGGCGGCGATGAGAATGCCGTGACGCAAAAGCTCTGGGTTGTTTTTGCGTTTGGGTTTGCCATCTGTTT
It encodes the following:
- a CDS encoding TetR/AcrR family transcriptional regulator, giving the protein MKNQSLELDLPQPTETDGKPKRKNNPELLRHGILIAAKNLMLADGIANVSMQKVAELAGTSKGGLFHHFKNKDELIASVFELFIAQVNTAILQKIERSGESFGVFTRAYVMVFFENTDIGLASDWAGLIRAMNAESKLSNLWQAWLDQKLKNYAHTDGDFRLSCVRHAVDGAWLNKLSADDLPKMQDYLLGLIDQMTS